One genomic window of Arthrobacter caoxuetaonis includes the following:
- a CDS encoding SMP-30/gluconolactonase/LRE family protein, with protein sequence MAHEAWTPVSTHALALGEGLRPAPGGVRWVDLMAGELYAWTPGSNGGPVLTHKLDRPLGVAELDRAGRLIAAAGTGITELLDGGGERVLADTGLDPARYRVNDGAFAPDGSFWFGTMVHDGSEPAGAVWRWDPASNDVVKLLEGISTPNGPAFLPQGAGVLVADSDAGRILHTTVADPAAVTPFADVAGGSPDGMHIDARGRIWNAVWGAARLDVYAEDTQLLGSVPLPVSQPTSVLVTTGPDPLLLVTSALTGLKEPAALDGFTLGAPLSRVLPGFVA encoded by the coding sequence ATGGCCCACGAAGCATGGACGCCTGTCAGCACGCACGCCCTGGCACTGGGCGAAGGACTGCGCCCAGCCCCGGGCGGGGTCCGCTGGGTGGACCTGATGGCCGGAGAGCTCTATGCCTGGACGCCGGGAAGCAACGGCGGGCCGGTGCTCACCCACAAGCTGGACCGGCCCCTCGGCGTCGCTGAGCTGGACCGTGCGGGCCGGCTCATCGCCGCCGCCGGCACCGGCATCACCGAGCTTCTCGACGGCGGCGGGGAACGTGTCCTGGCCGATACCGGACTGGATCCTGCCCGCTACCGCGTGAACGACGGCGCTTTCGCCCCGGACGGTTCCTTCTGGTTCGGCACGATGGTGCACGACGGGTCGGAGCCCGCCGGCGCCGTCTGGCGCTGGGACCCGGCGAGCAACGACGTCGTGAAACTGCTTGAGGGCATCAGCACCCCCAACGGCCCGGCGTTCCTTCCCCAGGGTGCCGGCGTGCTGGTGGCGGACTCGGACGCGGGCCGCATCCTGCACACCACGGTGGCCGATCCGGCGGCGGTCACGCCGTTTGCGGATGTAGCCGGCGGGTCTCCGGACGGCATGCACATCGACGCCCGCGGGCGGATTTGGAATGCGGTGTGGGGAGCAGCCCGCCTCGACGTGTACGCCGAAGATACCCAGTTGCTGGGCTCTGTCCCGCTGCCGGTGAGCCAGCCAACCAGCGTGCTCGTCACTACGGGCCCGGATCCCCTGCTGCTGGTCACCAGCGCGCTGACGGGACTGAAGGAACCGGCCGCGCTGGACGGCTTTACGCTCGGAGCGCCGCTGTCCCGGGTGCTGCCGGGCTTCGTGGCGTAA
- a CDS encoding MFS transporter: protein MDNTLMQAPERTAPSQAPTRRTASVLLAVCIVLIGLNLRTVFSSFSAILPEITVASGMPAVLVTALTTGPVLLLGMVAPAAPALARRLGIERTILIAMIVLAAGLAVRGTGDFAAMAAGTVAAGAGIGIVNVLLPTLVKRDFQHRLGLMSGLYTGSICAAAALGAGFTQPLLGASGSWQAALGFWALPAVVVVLLFAPLALRRRPAPDRKQDDAGPSVWRSPLAWQITGFMALQAMMSFSVFAWLAPILRERGIDGAAAGYVVAGSIVVQVLGSFLAPPVAARLRSQGWLNAGIALLTGAGFALTILGPLDLVWVWAVMLGVGQGSLTALALTMIVLRTRDAPTAARVSGMMQCLGYGIGSSGTLLVGVLYTATGSFTPAALMFLGIGAAAAGMGFLAGRSRFVGS, encoded by the coding sequence ATGGACAACACCCTGATGCAGGCACCGGAGCGCACGGCGCCCTCGCAGGCACCAACCCGGCGGACCGCATCCGTTCTGCTGGCCGTCTGCATTGTGCTCATTGGCCTGAACCTCCGCACCGTCTTTTCCAGCTTCTCCGCGATCCTTCCGGAGATCACTGTCGCTTCGGGAATGCCTGCCGTCCTGGTGACTGCCCTGACCACCGGGCCGGTCCTGCTGCTCGGAATGGTGGCCCCCGCAGCACCCGCGCTGGCCCGGAGACTGGGCATTGAACGGACCATCCTCATCGCCATGATCGTCCTGGCCGCCGGGCTGGCAGTCCGCGGCACCGGCGATTTCGCCGCGATGGCCGCCGGAACCGTCGCCGCCGGTGCGGGCATCGGCATCGTGAACGTCCTGCTCCCAACCCTGGTGAAGCGCGACTTCCAGCACCGCCTGGGCCTCATGAGCGGCCTGTACACAGGATCCATCTGCGCTGCCGCCGCGCTGGGGGCCGGATTCACCCAGCCGCTGCTTGGAGCCTCCGGATCGTGGCAGGCAGCGCTGGGCTTCTGGGCGCTGCCTGCCGTCGTGGTCGTGCTGCTGTTCGCCCCGCTGGCGCTGCGCCGCCGTCCCGCGCCGGACCGCAAACAGGACGACGCCGGCCCTTCCGTCTGGCGCTCGCCGCTGGCCTGGCAGATCACCGGTTTTATGGCCCTGCAGGCCATGATGTCCTTCAGCGTCTTCGCCTGGCTGGCGCCGATCCTGCGGGAACGGGGGATCGACGGCGCCGCGGCCGGCTACGTGGTGGCGGGCTCGATCGTGGTCCAGGTGCTGGGCTCCTTCCTCGCCCCGCCGGTGGCCGCCCGGCTCCGCAGCCAGGGCTGGTTGAATGCCGGCATCGCCCTGCTCACCGGAGCAGGGTTCGCGCTCACGATCCTCGGACCGCTGGACCTGGTTTGGGTGTGGGCAGTGATGCTGGGCGTGGGGCAGGGCAGCCTGACCGCACTGGCCCTGACCATGATTGTGCTGCGGACCCGCGATGCTCCCACCGCCGCCCGGGTGTCGGGAATGATGCAGTGCCTCGGGTACGGAATCGGGTCCTCCGGTACGCTCCTGGTCGGGGTCCTCTACACGGCCACGGGATCCTTTACGCCCGCTGCGCTGATGTTCCTGGGCATCGGTGCTGCCGCGGCGGGGATGGGTTTCCTCGCCGGACGCAGCCGGTTCGTCGGCAGCTAG